One part of the Marmota flaviventris isolate mMarFla1 chromosome 4, mMarFla1.hap1, whole genome shotgun sequence genome encodes these proteins:
- the Rfc3 gene encoding replication factor C subunit 3 produces MSLWVDKYRPCSLGRLDYHKEQAAQLRNLVQCGDFPHLLVYGPSGAGKKTRIMCILRELYGVGVEKLRIEHQTITTPSKKKIEISTIASNYHLEVNPSDAGNSDRVVIQEMLKTVAQSQQLETNSQRDFKVVLLTEVDKLTRDAQHALRRTMEKYMSTCRLILCCNSTSKVIPPIRSRCLAIRVPAPSIEDICHVLTTVCKKEGLNLPSQLAQRLAEKSCRNLRKALLMCEACRVQQYPFTADQEIPETDWEVYLRETANAIVSQQTPQRLLEVRGRLYELLTHCIPPEIIMKGLLSELLHNCDGQLKAEVAQMAAYYEHRLQLGSKAIYHLEAFVAKFMALYKKFMEDGLEGMMF; encoded by the exons ATGAGTCTCTGGGTGGACAAATACCGGCCGTGCTCCTTGGGGCGGCTGGACTACCACAAGGAGCAGGCGGCCCAGCTGCGCAACCTG GTTCAGTGTGGTGATTTTCCTCACCTGTTAGTGTATGGACCATCAGGTGCTGGAAAAAAGACAAGAATTATGTGTATTCTACGTGAACTTTATGGTGTTGGAGTTGAAAAATTGAGAATTGAACATCAAACTATCACA ACTCcatctaaaaagaaaattgaaatcagcACCATTGCAAGTAATTACCACCTTGAAGTTAATCCCAG TGATGCTGGAAATAGTGACCGGGTAGTAATTCAGGAGATGTTGAAAACAGTGGCACAGTCACAGCAACTTGAAACAAACTCTCAAAGAGATTTTAAAG TGGTATTATTGACAGAAGTTGACAAACTCACCAGAGATGCTCAACATGCTTTGCGCAGAACCATGGAAAAGTATATGTCCACCTGCAGATTGATCTTGTGCTGCAATTCAACATCCAAAGTGATACCACCTATTCGTAGTAGATGCCTGGCAATTCGTGTGCCTGCTCCCAGCATTGAAGAT ATTTGCCATGTGTTAACTACTGTGTGCAAGAAGGAAGGTCTGAATCTTCCTTCACAACTGGCTCAGAGACTTGCAGAGAAGTCCTGTAGAAATCTCAGAAAAGCCCTACTTATGTGTGAAGCCTGCAGAGTACAACA ATATCCTTTTACTGCAGATCAAGAAATCCCTGAGACAGATTGGGAGGTGTACCTGAGGGAGACAGCAAATGCTATTGTCAGTCAGCAGACGCCTCAAAG gCTCCTCGAAGTTCGTGGAAGGCTTTATGAGCTGTTAACTCATTGTATTCCTCCTGAGATAATAATGAAG gGCCTTCTCTCAGAACTTTTGCATAATTGCGATGGACAACTGAAAGCAGAAGTGGCCCAGATGGCAGCTTATTATGAACATCGTCTACAACTGGGTAGCAAAGCCATTTATCACTTGGAAGCATTTGTGGCCAAATTTATGGCACTTTATAAGAAGTTCATGGAGGATGGATTGGAAGGCATGATGTTCTGA